Within Astyanax mexicanus isolate ESR-SI-001 chromosome 2, AstMex3_surface, whole genome shotgun sequence, the genomic segment CACCAGCTCCTGTTTTAAGATGCAAACAGATTTCTTTCCGCAAAGCCCCTCTCTGTCGATCCTCTCTAATACGGTCAGTTCTCCATTATTCACATTAATGTCGCAGTATTTTCTCCGTGTACCCTCGGCATCAATACGGGCCTTCCGAGCTGAGAGACTGTTCAGATTAAGTCCGAGATCCTTGGCTATATTTCCAATCACAGATCCGATTTTCATCTCCTCCGATAAAGAATAGCTCACGTCACCACGAGCAATGCCCGCCATAATAAAAACGCTGAAACAAAGGTTCAGCAGAACCCAGAGAGCGCATATGTTTTCCATCATATGTACGACTATATACCTATTTTATTACCGTTTTTGCTAATGTATCTCAAAATTTTAACAGTAAATTAATAACAACACGCAGTGTTGTCGAAAGGAAATATCTCCAAAGTAATAAGCACAGTTCTCCCCCACAAAAGAAGCCCATCATAGAAGAGAAAACGTCAGTGGGTGGAGACATATAAGATCGCTGTTTACAGGTAAACAGCGACACCTCGAGTTATGTTACTGGTATTTCTTTGCGAATCTTTAAGAGACAGTATTCACGTCGTTGCACATTGTTACCTTTGTTCTGTAGACACACATTCCAACAGGAATTGTGAATTTGTAAAACATCTTACCCCACAATAGAAGACCTGCATAATAAACTAACTCGATATAATCCATCTACCATAAATGCATTTCTTTTCCATGTTTTCAGGACCAGAGACAGcgaccacagaaaaaaaagttttgctcATATccgaaagaagtaaaaaaaaaaaaaaaaacattgtaataatcCAGTTCAGAACCACAAAAATAAACAAGTCATAAGCGAGAATAACGTCAGTGGGTGGAGGCATGGGCGTATTTTTTCGTTATTTTCTTTTCACACTGTCCATTTCAATACAATCTACTATGGCCTGTGTAACTTATAGTGGTTGCAGAACATGTATGGTTTTCCTAAAATTTTAAAGCATAGCATGTGTGAATCTGGCCAACAACACGTGTAAAGTATTGTGCAGAAATTAATGCGCAGAAATCAATATAGAATCATCCCGTGTTATGTTATTGAACAAAATTACTAATTAAAGGTGACTGGGAGGTATGAGTTTTCAATGTAATAGATCGTAAAAAACGAAATGCCATACCTGGTTTAAAGTTTCAAGTTCATCACCAGAACATCTCAGCATGTCCTCGACGGATTTACCCTTCTTCAGCGTCAGATCGGCAGGCAGAGTTCCGTCACTGTAAGATGAGACGAACTTAAAATCACTGGTTCGTGATCCTGTGGTCAGATATGCATCATAGTTGTAGGTGCTTCGAAGAGTTCCCGTTCCATCAACTTCTGCGTAATTTGGAGGGAGATATGCGCTGGGAATAGCTACAGCTCCATCAAACAACAGTCTGGGCTTCCTCCTGTGACAAAACCTCACGGCCAGGATAATGATGATGAAAGTGAGGAAGAAAGTGGAGACGGACACCAGCGCGATGATCAAATAAAAAGTGAGTTTGGAGCTGCTCTCATCATAAGACATGTCTTTCAGTTCTGGTACTTCAGCCAAGTTATCAGAAATGAGTAAACACAGTACACAAGTAGCAGAGAGCGCAGGCTCTCCGTTATCTTTCACGGAAACAATAAGATTCTGCTTCATATTAATGGACTCATAAATGTCCCTTTGAAGTctgatttctccactgtgttCACCAATAGTGAAAAGCCCGGGATCAGTGGCCTTCACTATATGATAAGAAAGCCAGGAGTTCTGACCAGAGTCTGCATCCACTGCGATTACCTTGGATACCAGAGAACCTGACAGGGCAGCTTTGGGCACCATCTCAGTCATAAAAGAGTTTCCTTCCAGAGAGGGGTATAATATTTGTGGGGAGTTATCATTCTCATCAGTTATGAAAACACTCACAGTCACGTTACTACTGAGTGGAGGAGAACCGTTGTCTCTGGCTAAGACAAgcactttaaaacttttaaactgtTCATAATCAAAAGATCTCACTGCATGGATAACACCTGTGTCTCCATTAACTGATAAAAGTGAGGACACTGGTGAACCATTAATATGAGACGGTAATAAAGAATAAACTATAGTACCATTCTGTCTCCAGTCTGGGTCTCTTGCTGCTATTGTACAAACAGAAGAGCCTGGTTTGTTATTTTCTTTCACATGAGCGCTGTAAAACTGCTCCTCAAATACAGGTGGATTATCATTTACATCAGCTACTGAAAGATGAATAGTTTTGGAGGAGGATAAAGGGGGAGAGCCTTCATCAGTAGCAGTGATCGTTATGTTATATTCAGAAATTAGCTCTCTGTCTAATTCACCTGTTGTTACAAGGGAATAATAATTTTTGATGGATGGAACAACTTTAAAAGGGATGTTCTGCTGAATTGCGCAATTAACCTTACCACTATTCTCTGAATCTTTATCTTGCACATTAATGATGCCCACCTCTGTAGAAAGCACTACATTCTCTGGAATAGGATTATAAAGTGTTTTAACAAATATAAGAGGGGAGTTATCATTAATGTCCAAAATTTCTATGTTTACAACAGCAAACGATACTAACCCTAAACCATCAGTAGCCTGAATCTTAATTTCAAATGAAGACTCTTCTTCGTAGTCTATAGAACCAATCAAGCGTATCTGCCCAGAATTAGGGTTGAGAGAGAATGTTGCTAAATCATTCTCAGATACGTGGCTAAATTCATAAAAAACCTCCCCGTTTACCCCTTCATCTGCATCAGTAGCACTCACTGTAGCCACCAGAGTATCTAGAGGAGAATTTTCAGGCAGACTGACTTTATAAACAGACTTTGTAAACACtggagcattatcattagcatccAGTACAGTGACGTGTATAGTTACAGTACCTGATCTTGGTGGAGTCCCACCATCAACTGCAGTGAGAGTTAATGTTACCTCTTTTTCCAGCTCACGATCTAACTCCTTATCCAACATCAACTCACAGGAAATCCAGCCACCTGCTTTCGAACTGACCGCTAATGAAAAATGTTCGTTTATTGATAGAGTATAGCTCTGAACCGAATTTGTTCCAATGTCTGCATCGTGAGCCTCCTCCAAAAGAAAACGAGAGCCTTTAACTGCCGATTCTCTAATTTCCAATTTTACAACGCCTTTTTTGAATACAGGTGAATTGTCGTTTACATCTTGAACATTTATGTTAATCCGATGAGATTCCAGTGGATTCTCCAGCACCAGCTCCTGTTTTAAGATGCAAACAGATTTCTTTCCACAAAGCCCCTCTCTGTCAATCCTCTCTGATACGGTCAGTTCTCCATTATACACATTAATGTCGCAGTGTTTTCTCCGTGTTCCCTCGCCATCAATACGGGCCTTCCGAACTGAGAGACTGTTCAGATTAAGTCCGAGATCCTTGGCTATATTTCCAATCACATATCCGATTTTCATCTCCTCCGGTACAGAATAGCTCACGTCACCACGAGCAATGCCCGCCATAATAAAAACGCTGAAACAAAGGTTCAGCAGAACCCAGAGAGCGCATATGTTTTCCATCTTATTCCCAGTACGACTATATACCTATTTTATTCCTGTTTCTGCTAACGTATCTCTAaattttaacagtaaataaataacaacatgcaGTGTTGTCGAAAGGaaatatatccaaaataataagCACAGTTCTCCCCACAAAAGAAGCCCATCATAGAAGAGAAAACGTCAGTGGGTGGAGACATATAAGATCGCTGTTTTACAGATAAACAGCGACACCTTGAGTAATATTACTAGCAATTTATTTCTAAATCTTTATGAGAGAGCATCCACATCCACATTATGAATTTGTAAAACATCTTACACCACAATAGAAGACCTGCAGAATAAACTGATTCGATATAATCCATCTACCATGATTGcatttattttcaatgttttCAGGACCTGAGACAGCGACCACAGAACAAAAGGTTTGCTCCTATCCGAAAGAAGTATAAAACATTGTAATAAGCCCAGTTCACAACCACAAAAAAGGATGCCATATAAGAGAAAACGTCAGTGAGTGGAGGTATGGGCGTATTTTTTCGTTATTTTCTTTTCACACTGTCTAATTCAACACAATCGAGTATGACCTGTGTAGCTTCGGTATAGTTGTTGCAGAACATGTATGGTTTTACTCAATTTTTAAATCATACAGTGTGTGAATACGGCCCATAACACGTGTATAGTATTTTGAAAATAAACGGTAATCATGTTGGGTGATTACCAGTGTTATGTGACGAAACATTGAAGCTCATAATCGCTTGATTAACACACCCAAAAACTGCAAACGTTTGAATAGGAGCATACAACTTAAAAATGGAAAGCGCAGACACCAAATAAAATCATCTCGTGTTATGTTAGTGAACAAAATGACTAATTAGAAGTAATTGTCACATATGAATTATCGCAAAAAAACTAAATGCCATAACTGGTTTAAAATCTCAAGTTCACCAACAGAACATCGACCGAGAGCATGCATATGTTTTCCATCTTATACCCAGTACGACTTCAGAGCTATTTTATACCACTTTATTCTAACATGTTTAAATTTTCTAAcagtaaatgaatgaaaatatgcACTTTCGCCGAAAGGAAATGTCACACAATGCAATAAACACAGTTATTCCCACAAAAGAAGCACATAATAGGAGAGGAAACGTCAGTGGGTGGATACATGAGCGTTGATGTTTTACAGGTAAACAGCAACACCACGAGTTATATTACTAATATTTTCTTTTCGAATCTTTAAGAGGCAGCATTCACATTACTGCACGTTTTTACCTTTGTTCTGTTGACTCGCATTCTAACAGGAATATGTAAAACATCTTACCCCGCAATAGAGGACCTGCACAATAATCTGACACCATATCATCCATGTTTCATAATAGCATATGTTTCCACATTTTCAGAACCACAGACAGTGACCACATACAAAACGGATTGCTTAAATCCTAAAAGAAATAGCAAGCATAAAAAGCCCAGTTCTACCCCAACAAAGGTAGCACATCATAAAAGAGAAACGCCAATGGGTGGAGCCTTGAGCGTCATTGTCTCACAGATAGGGACACTTTTCTACACCATGTGTAAGTCTGTAGAAAACATTGTGGTTACATATTTGCTAAAAGTTATGTAACTTCTGTATAGTGTTTTCTCAATATTTTGATTTGATTGAAATATGAGCATACAGTGTGTAAATCTGGCGTACAATATGTGTAGAGTATTTTGAAGAATAACGGTAATAATATTGAATAATTGCCCGTGTTATGTGACGAAACACTGAAGCTCATAGTCGCTAGTAATAAGCTAATAATTAACACAGCCAGATAATTGTTTGGGGCCATACATCTTTTATGAACACAATGGAAAgcgcagaaataaaaaaaaaataaatcatctcGTGTTGTTTTTGTGAATAAAACCGCCAGAGTTTAGATTTGAATGTAAGGAATCGTAAAAAATCCAAAAGCCATACCTGGTTTAAAATCTCTAGTTCATCACCAGTACATCTCAGCATGTCCTCGACAGATTTACCTTTCTTCAGCGTCAGATCAGCAGG encodes:
- the LOC125799101 gene encoding protocadherin beta-16-like is translated as MENICALWVLLNLCFSVFIMAGIARGDVSYSVPEEMKIGYVIGNIAKDLGLNLNSLSVRKARIDGEGTRRKHCDINVYNGELTVSERIDREGLCGKKSVCILKQELVLENPLESHRININVQDVNDNSPVFKKGVVKLEIRESAVKGSRFLLEEAHDADIGTNSVQSYTLSINEHFSLAVSSKAGGWISCELMLDKELDRELEKEVTLTLTAVDGGTPPRSGTVTIHVTVLDANDNAPVFTKSVYKVSLPENSPLDTLVATVSATDADEGVNGEVFYEFSHVSENDLATFSLNPNSGQIRLIGSIDYEEESSFEIKIQATDGLGLVSFAVVNIEILDINDNSPLIFVKTLYNPIPENVVLSTEVGIINVQDKDSENSGKVNCAIQQNIPFKVVPSIKNYYSLVTTGELDRELISEYNITITATDEGSPPLSSSKTIHLSVADVNDNPPVFEEQFYSAHVKENNKPGSSVCTIAARDPDWRQNGTIVYSLLPSHINGSPVSSLLSVNGDTGVIHAVRSFDYEQFKSFKVLVLARDNGSPPLSSNVTVSVFITDENDNSPQILYPSLEGNSFMTEMVPKAALSGSLVSKVIAVDADSGQNSWLSYHIVKATDPGLFTIGEHSGEIRLQRDIYESINMKQNLIVSVKDNGEPALSATCVLCLLISDNLAEVPELKDMSYDESSSKLTFYLIIALVSVSTFFLTFIIIILAVRFCHRRKPRLLFDGAVAIPSAYLPPNYAEVDGTGTLRSTYNYDAYLTTGSRTSDFKFVSSYSDGTLPADLTLKKGKSVEDMLRCSGDELETLNQVWHFVFYDLLH